A stretch of the Lactuca sativa cultivar Salinas chromosome 9, Lsat_Salinas_v11, whole genome shotgun sequence genome encodes the following:
- the LOC122194436 gene encoding uncharacterized protein LOC122194436: protein MSLMPLKDAVATGILSKRSISIWCNLIHLSIDGGERLDKIIKIPMLRDPVQSMYIRKVNSVIKNHKGPLVQEFRIRFDLDCGNNRAIDCWLQFVMNKKVQTLELDLMNHVKFRMPANSYDFPLHFLTENGRIFLELHYLKKLVLKGVNVREAILRNILTTSPHLDS from the coding sequence ATGTCTCTAATGCCCTTAAAGGATGCTGTGGCCACTGGAATTCTCTCTAAGAGATCGATATCCATATGGTGCAACTTAATCCATCTCAGCATCGATGGTGGTGAAAGGTTAGACAAAATAATCAAGATTCCAATGCTGCGTGATCCAGTGCAATCAATGTACATCAGAAAGGTGAATAGTGTCATTAAAAATCACAAAGGTCCTCTTGTTCAAGAATTCCGGATTCGTTTCGATTTGGATTGTGGAAATAATCGTGCTATTGATTGTTGGCTCCAGTTTGTGATGAACAAGAAAGTTCAGACACTTGAACTGGATTTGATGAACCACGTCAAGTTTCGTATGCCTGCTAATTCCTATGACTTTCCATTACATTTTTTGACCGAAAATGGTAGAATATTTTTGGAGCTACATTACTTGAAGAAACTCGTATTGAAGGGTGTTAATGTGAGAGAAGCAATCCTGCGGAATATATTAACAACTTCTCCACATCTTGATTCTTGA
- the LOC111896834 gene encoding uncharacterized protein LOC111896834 produces MKELDICQGAEGLQNNIFSQIASCVSYIQVLSLNILQTERLMLNSIPELPNVKKLRLAIGAYNDNCLLCFTYIANACPSLETFTIQLLWGSPIWRKRKARCYSTPSRPYNNLCVLELMGYYGRMSELELVNHIIENAAALKQIVIDPRCQGRIGNTPVKKLQKNLKIEETARTYAQSQLKSVTPQGVKLVIL; encoded by the exons ATGAAAGAACTTGATATTTGCCAAGGAGCTGAAGGGTTACAAAATAATATATTCAGCCAGATCGCATCTTGTGTTTCATACATCCAAGTTCTTTCCCTCAACATATTACAGACG GAACGTTTGATGCTTAATTCCATTCCTGAACTACCAAATGTGAAGAAATTGAGGCTCGCAATTGGAGCATATAATGATAACTGCTTGCTATGTTTCACTTACATAGCGAATGCATGTCCATCTTTGGAGACCTTCACGattcag CTACTCTGGGGGTCACCCATCTGGAGGAAGAGGAAAGCACGGTGTTACTCCACTCCTAGTCGTCCCTATAACAACCTATGTGTACTTGAACTCATGGGGTATTATGGACGGATGAGTGAGTTAGAACTAGTCAATCATATAATCGAAAACGCTGCTGCACTGAAGCAAATCGTGATTGATCCTCGCTGCCAAGGTCGGATTGGAAATACACCTGTAAAAAAGTTGCAGAAGAACTTGAAGATTGAGGAAACTGCTCGAACTTACGCCCAGAGCCAGCTCAAATCAGTAACACCTCAGGGAGTTAAATTGGTGATTCTCTGA